In a genomic window of Flavobacterium sp. KACC 22761:
- a CDS encoding DUF4242 domain-containing protein yields the protein MPKYVIEREIPNAGKLTSDQLKSISQASCGVLNQLGTQIQWQHSYITNDKLYCVYIAPNKEMVYEHAKLGGFPANSVNEVVGIIDPTTAE from the coding sequence ATGCCGAAGTATGTTATAGAAAGGGAAATCCCAAATGCTGGTAAACTTACATCTGATCAATTAAAAAGTATTTCACAGGCTTCCTGTGGCGTACTTAATCAATTAGGAACACAAATTCAATGGCAGCACAGCTATATTACGAATGACAAGCTTTATTGTGTTTATATAGCGCCAAATAAGGAAATGGTTTATGAACATGCTAAATTAGGTGGATTTCCTGCTAATTCAGTAAATGAAGTTGTAGGGATAATTGACCCAACTACTGCAGAATAA
- a CDS encoding DUF3817 domain-containing protein: MLKIFKVTAILEGISYLVLFANMLIIKNTNPELYHTVLRPLGMTHGVLFIGYIILAFLLKKTMNWDMKTFGIILVASLIPFGTFYIEKKYLENNA, from the coding sequence ATGCTCAAGATTTTTAAAGTTACCGCTATTTTAGAAGGAATTTCTTATTTGGTGTTATTTGCCAATATGCTTATTATAAAAAACACTAATCCTGAACTTTATCATACAGTATTGCGTCCGTTAGGAATGACACACGGTGTTTTATTCATTGGCTACATTATTCTTGCTTTTTTATTGAAAAAAACAATGAATTGGGATATGAAAACCTTCGGAATCATTTTAGTTGCTTCTCTTATTCCATTTGGAACTTTCTATATTGAGAAAAAATATTTAGAAAATAATGCATAA
- a CDS encoding NAD(P)/FAD-dependent oxidoreductase: MKIVIIGGGFAGINLAKELVNHPQIQVTLVDKNNYNFFPPLIYQVATAFLEPSSISYPFRKFFAGKKNLQFRLGELLSVVPAENKIILNNGELTYDYLVFATGAETSYFGMENVMKNAIPMKTLNDAIEMRNTLLKNLEKAAICKDMRKRRKLLTIVVAGGGPTGVEVSGMFAEMRKSILLKEYPELETSASNVYLVDGGDALLSPMSEASQKDTLEALTKLGVVVKLHTRVTDYVNDTVFFENGETIKTKNLIWAAGVSAKLFDGIPKESYGRGRRMATDQYNKVNGLENIYAIGDTAILAGDKNFPDGHPQVAQVAIQQGINLAKNFMNMAAGKQLKPFAYHDKGSMAIIGRAKAVVDLPSPKWHFKGFFAWVIWLFIHLISLITYRNRLNTFWNWMVAYFARDQSLRMIIRPDKRQSAE; the protein is encoded by the coding sequence ATGAAGATAGTCATTATAGGAGGAGGTTTTGCAGGAATCAATCTCGCGAAAGAACTTGTCAACCATCCTCAAATTCAAGTAACCCTTGTTGACAAAAACAATTATAACTTTTTTCCACCACTTATATATCAGGTTGCGACCGCTTTTTTGGAGCCGTCGAGCATTAGTTATCCATTCAGAAAGTTTTTTGCAGGAAAAAAGAACCTGCAGTTTCGTTTAGGAGAATTGCTTTCTGTCGTTCCGGCAGAAAACAAAATAATTCTCAATAACGGCGAATTGACATACGATTATCTTGTTTTTGCAACCGGTGCAGAAACAAGTTATTTTGGTATGGAAAACGTAATGAAAAACGCCATTCCAATGAAAACATTAAATGATGCCATCGAAATGCGAAATACCTTGCTTAAAAACCTCGAAAAAGCGGCTATTTGCAAAGATATGCGCAAGCGTCGTAAATTATTGACGATTGTAGTGGCAGGAGGAGGGCCAACGGGAGTAGAAGTTTCTGGAATGTTTGCCGAAATGCGAAAAAGCATTCTCCTTAAAGAATATCCAGAATTAGAAACATCAGCTAGCAATGTTTATTTGGTCGATGGAGGAGATGCATTGCTCTCGCCAATGAGTGAAGCTTCTCAAAAAGATACTTTAGAAGCACTTACAAAATTAGGCGTTGTTGTAAAATTACATACACGTGTCACTGATTATGTAAATGATACCGTATTTTTTGAAAACGGAGAAACCATTAAAACCAAAAATTTAATTTGGGCAGCTGGGGTTTCTGCAAAACTTTTTGATGGAATTCCAAAAGAAAGTTATGGCCGTGGCAGACGAATGGCTACAGACCAATATAATAAAGTAAACGGTTTAGAAAATATTTACGCAATTGGCGATACGGCAATTTTAGCCGGAGATAAAAATTTCCCAGACGGACATCCGCAAGTGGCACAAGTAGCCATTCAACAAGGAATAAATTTGGCCAAAAACTTCATGAATATGGCCGCTGGAAAACAATTAAAACCTTTTGCTTATCATGACAAAGGATCTATGGCTATTATAGGAAGAGCTAAAGCTGTTGTTGATTTACCAAGTCCGAAATGGCATTTCAAAGGATTTTTCGCTTGGGTTATTTGGTTATTCATTCACTTGATTTCGTTGATCACCTACAGAAACAGATTAAATACTTTTTGGAATTGGATGGTCGCTTATTTTGCACGAGACCAATCTCTTAGAATGATCATTAGACCAGATAAAAGACAATCTGCGGAATAA
- a CDS encoding DEAD/DEAH box helicase, translating to MSQNTLEIEREEKKELYAYQKGDIDAIFDRLDNAPPKHHLLYQLPTGGGKTVIFSEIVRRYLSNNDKKVVVLTHRIELCKQTSKMLKGFGVSNKIINSKVKELPDQNDYSCFVAMVETLKNRINDEKLHLDNIGLVIIDEAHYNSFRKLLNSFKNAFILGVTATPLSSNIKLPMHQSYDELIVGDTIGSLIDKGFLARATTYSYDVGLTSLKVGINGDYTVKSSDDLYTNSMMQEKLLHAYTERSLGKKTLIFNNGIHTSLYVYDTFREAGYDIRHLDNTSSSEERKDILAWFKKTPDAILTSVGILTTGFDEPTVETIILNRATKSLTLYFQMIGRGSRKLPGKDEFTVIDLGNNAARFGLWSEPVNWQHIFKSPEFYLENLRDDTEIEMFFKYSMPPELRAKFSKTADVTFDVDEEHKLAIKQNLRSKIVLDKSLEQHASMCVDNTETLQEAKLLAKELDDDIECRIKRYAKCLSQCSKNYREWLVDDYKKNMTLLIGKKYREKIMNEPD from the coding sequence ATGTCTCAAAACACTTTAGAAATAGAAAGAGAAGAGAAAAAAGAACTTTATGCGTACCAAAAAGGCGATATTGATGCCATTTTTGACCGCCTAGACAATGCTCCTCCAAAACACCATTTATTGTATCAATTGCCTACTGGTGGGGGAAAAACAGTAATATTCTCCGAAATTGTACGTCGTTATTTATCGAATAATGATAAAAAAGTGGTTGTTTTAACACACCGTATCGAACTTTGCAAACAAACGTCAAAAATGTTGAAAGGTTTTGGCGTGAGCAATAAAATAATCAACAGTAAGGTAAAAGAACTTCCTGATCAAAATGATTATTCTTGTTTTGTGGCAATGGTTGAGACTTTGAAAAACCGTATCAACGATGAAAAATTGCATCTGGACAATATCGGTTTGGTTATTATCGATGAGGCACATTACAATTCATTCAGAAAATTATTAAACTCATTTAAAAATGCTTTTATTCTCGGAGTAACGGCAACGCCTTTGAGTTCAAATATAAAGTTGCCAATGCACCAAAGCTATGACGAACTTATCGTTGGAGATACAATTGGTTCATTGATTGACAAAGGATTTTTGGCAAGAGCAACAACTTACAGCTATGACGTTGGTTTGACTTCATTGAAAGTAGGTATCAATGGTGATTATACCGTGAAATCTTCTGATGATTTGTACACCAATAGCATGATGCAGGAAAAATTGCTTCATGCGTATACAGAACGTTCTTTGGGCAAAAAGACTTTGATTTTCAATAACGGTATCCATACATCATTATATGTATATGATACTTTTAGAGAAGCTGGTTATGACATTAGACACCTTGATAACACAAGCAGTTCTGAAGAGCGTAAAGATATTTTAGCATGGTTCAAGAAAACTCCAGACGCAATTTTAACTTCGGTTGGAATTTTGACTACTGGATTTGATGAGCCAACGGTTGAAACTATTATTTTGAACAGAGCGACAAAATCGCTTACTTTATATTTCCAGATGATTGGACGAGGATCTCGTAAATTGCCTGGAAAAGATGAATTTACAGTAATTGATTTAGGTAACAACGCCGCTCGTTTTGGATTGTGGAGCGAGCCTGTAAACTGGCAGCATATTTTTAAATCTCCTGAGTTTTATCTTGAGAATCTTCGAGATGATACTGAAATCGAAATGTTTTTCAAATACAGCATGCCACCTGAATTGAGAGCAAAATTCAGCAAAACGGCTGATGTTACTTTTGACGTTGATGAAGAACATAAACTGGCAATTAAGCAAAATTTGCGTTCAAAAATTGTTTTAGACAAATCGTTAGAACAGCACGCTTCAATGTGCGTTGATAATACTGAAACGTTGCAGGAAGCAAAATTACTAGCAAAAGAGCTCGATGACGATATTGAATGCCGTATCAAGCGTTATGCAAAATGTTTAAGTCAATGCAGTAAAAACTACCGCGAATGGCTGGTTGATGATTACAAAAAGAACATGACTTTATTAATCGGTAAAAAATACCGTGAAAAAATCATGAACGAACCGGATTAA
- a CDS encoding DUF6155 family protein, translating to MSKRDLKKYLAELSKEQLEEQLIELYEKFSPVKVYYDFVFNPKEDKLLQESKVKISHEYFPIKKPGAKWRPKAKMRRSVAQKIIKHFISLGVDSFIIADLMLYNIEIAQTYSSQNLIKQELFYKSMFNSFEQAINFLISNGILFDYKARIHAIYDETVQQKWKNKYDFEAILDKIDL from the coding sequence ATGAGCAAACGCGATTTAAAAAAATATTTAGCCGAATTAAGCAAAGAACAACTTGAAGAACAATTGATCGAGCTGTACGAAAAATTCAGTCCAGTAAAAGTATATTATGATTTTGTTTTTAATCCGAAAGAAGACAAACTTTTGCAAGAATCAAAGGTTAAGATTTCACACGAATATTTTCCAATAAAAAAACCGGGAGCAAAATGGCGTCCGAAAGCAAAAATGCGCCGTTCCGTAGCTCAAAAAATCATCAAACATTTTATTTCTCTTGGCGTTGATTCTTTTATTATTGCCGATTTGATGTTGTATAATATAGAAATTGCTCAAACGTATTCATCTCAAAATCTCATCAAGCAAGAATTGTTTTACAAAAGCATGTTTAATTCATTTGAACAAGCAATCAATTTTTTGATTTCTAACGGAATTTTGTTTGACTATAAAGCACGAATTCATGCAATTTATGATGAAACTGTTCAACAAAAATGGAAAAACAAGTACGATTTTGAAGCGATTTTAGACAAAATTGACCTTTAA
- a CDS encoding glyoxalase translates to MEARDIFLREFRGETLGTVSAQSSADEIFQNQTIRPILKLQNDLFIAVFINYINKNKADFYSYSVEKKLQTIENSIQKDIKFRNSLKGIVMALFTLEEYETYIQNSSSLNKRMMNLLIDRLKSQVQLFEVESN, encoded by the coding sequence ATGGAAGCTAGAGACATTTTTTTAAGAGAATTCAGAGGCGAAACTTTAGGAACTGTAAGTGCTCAATCTTCCGCAGATGAGATTTTTCAAAATCAGACGATTAGGCCTATTTTAAAACTTCAAAATGATTTGTTTATTGCAGTTTTTATAAACTACATAAATAAAAACAAAGCCGATTTTTACTCCTATTCAGTCGAAAAGAAACTTCAGACGATTGAAAATTCCATTCAAAAAGATATTAAATTCAGAAATTCATTAAAGGGAATTGTAATGGCTCTTTTTACGCTTGAGGAATATGAAACGTATATTCAGAATTCATCAAGTTTAAATAAACGCATGATGAATTTGTTGATTGACCGATTGAAAAGTCAGGTGCAATTATTTGAGGTGGAATCGAATTAA
- a CDS encoding DUF885 domain-containing protein, with amino-acid sequence MKKLLIPILAVSLLISCNKNSKTAVDKVLDQKFDKYKDNFVTDLWKIYPGWASGVGYHKLDSILVVPDANAKRAELDFANAQLDSLKHYDIESLSDNNKTDFQMIKNQLEGAIFSINELKSSEWNPAEYNVCGSFAEILNGKYDAAEVRLHTFNIKMNNVPAYYEAAKKNIKNPTIEHTDLAIAQNIGGSTVFEAELNEALSKSKLSETEKKEIQDKAKKSVKAIKDYAEWLKNMPNKTPRSFRLGADLYAKKFNFDIQSSYSADEIYKIAVDHKNDLHDKMFILADKLWKKYNGNAPKPADKLDLIKQVIDKISLHHTTPDKFQSEIEKQIPELTAYVKAKDLLYIDPSKPLVVRKEPAYMAGVAGASISAPGPYDKNANTYYNVGSMSGWTPENAESYLREYNDYILQILNIHEAIPGHYTQLVYSNQSPSIIKSILGNGAMVEGWAVYAEKMMLESGYKNSDEMWLMYYKWNLRTTCNTILDNSVHTKDMSKEEAMILLTREAFQQQAEAEGKWKRVTLSQVQLCSYFTGYTEIYNLREELKKQESDKFNLKKFHEKFLSFGSAPVKYIKKLMLSEE; translated from the coding sequence ATGAAAAAACTGCTTATTCCAATTCTTGCTGTTTCATTGCTCATTTCCTGCAATAAAAACAGCAAAACTGCTGTCGATAAAGTGTTAGATCAAAAATTTGACAAGTATAAAGACAATTTTGTTACTGATTTATGGAAAATCTATCCAGGATGGGCTTCTGGAGTAGGATATCATAAATTAGACAGCATTTTGGTTGTGCCAGATGCCAATGCTAAAAGAGCGGAACTTGATTTTGCCAACGCACAATTAGATTCTTTAAAACATTATGACATTGAAAGCCTTTCGGACAATAACAAAACCGACTTCCAGATGATTAAAAACCAACTTGAAGGGGCAATTTTTAGCATAAACGAATTAAAATCCTCTGAATGGAATCCTGCAGAATATAATGTTTGTGGTTCTTTCGCAGAAATTTTAAACGGAAAATATGATGCCGCAGAAGTTCGTCTTCATACTTTTAACATTAAAATGAATAATGTTCCCGCTTATTACGAAGCGGCAAAAAAGAACATTAAAAATCCAACTATTGAACATACTGATTTAGCAATTGCTCAAAATATTGGTGGTTCAACCGTTTTTGAAGCAGAATTAAATGAGGCGTTAAGCAAAAGCAAATTAAGTGAAACTGAAAAAAAAGAAATTCAGGATAAGGCAAAAAAATCTGTAAAAGCTATCAAAGATTACGCTGAATGGCTTAAAAATATGCCGAATAAAACACCTCGTTCTTTTAGATTAGGCGCCGATTTATATGCTAAAAAATTCAATTTTGATATCCAATCAAGTTATTCAGCTGATGAAATCTACAAAATTGCTGTTGATCATAAAAATGATCTTCATGACAAAATGTTCATTTTAGCTGATAAACTTTGGAAAAAATACAATGGAAACGCTCCAAAACCAGCTGATAAACTAGATTTGATCAAACAAGTTATTGATAAAATTTCGCTTCATCATACAACGCCGGATAAATTCCAATCGGAAATTGAAAAGCAAATTCCGGAACTTACAGCTTATGTAAAAGCGAAAGATTTATTATATATCGATCCATCAAAACCTTTGGTTGTTCGCAAAGAACCTGCATACATGGCGGGTGTTGCTGGCGCTTCGATTTCGGCTCCTGGACCTTATGATAAAAATGCAAATACTTATTATAATGTTGGAAGTATGTCTGGCTGGACTCCAGAAAATGCTGAAAGCTATTTGAGAGAATACAACGATTATATTCTTCAGATTTTAAATATCCACGAAGCAATTCCGGGACATTATACACAGTTAGTTTACAGCAATCAATCGCCAAGCATTATAAAATCTATTTTAGGAAATGGCGCAATGGTCGAAGGCTGGGCGGTTTATGCCGAAAAAATGATGTTGGAAAGCGGTTATAAAAATTCTGACGAAATGTGGTTGATGTATTATAAGTGGAATTTAAGAACGACTTGCAACACTATTTTAGACAACAGTGTCCACACTAAAGATATGTCTAAAGAAGAAGCCATGATTTTGCTGACCAGAGAAGCTTTTCAACAACAAGCTGAAGCAGAAGGAAAATGGAAACGAGTAACTTTATCACAAGTTCAATTGTGTTCTTATTTTACAGGATACACGGAAATTTATAATTTAAGAGAAGAATTGAAAAAACAAGAAAGCGATAAATTCAACTTGAAAAAATTTCATGAGAAATTTTTAAGCTTTGGAAGCGCTCCGGTTAAATATATAAAAAAATTAATGCTTTCAGAAGAGTAA
- a CDS encoding mechanosensitive ion channel family protein, translated as MHKLLDKIFNFLYPIFRDWGMSRNVASYTSLIFNIAILVALAYIIYYVAKFVLVTLTAIFAQRTKTKFDDYLIQNKTTRYTAYLIPFFFIYKAVPVILDKYEYWESIFGKIVGIYIVLLGLWIVRTVFNSLRDYLKQKPEYSDKPIDSFVQVIMIVLWIFGVAMIISTLFGIKKGELLTILGTLSAIIILIFRDIILGFVSSVQVAINDMVRIGDWITMDKFGADGDVIEINLTTVKVRNFDNTITTIPTYALSSDSFQNWRGMQKSAGRRIKRHVLIKSSTIRFLTDEDLAQMRKVQLISSYIETRQAEIEKYNDLRGVDKTLALNGRNMTNLGLFRKYIMQYLVTHPGLNKDMHIMCRQLQSTAHGVPLEIYAFSSDKRWANYEYIMADIFDHVMASVEYFDLEIFELPSKIGSLE; from the coding sequence ATGCATAAGCTTTTGGATAAAATATTCAACTTTTTATATCCGATTTTTAGAGATTGGGGAATGAGCCGAAATGTGGCGTCATACACCAGTCTTATTTTTAATATTGCCATTTTGGTGGCATTGGCTTATATTATTTATTATGTGGCCAAATTTGTTTTGGTTACGCTGACCGCTATTTTCGCACAACGTACTAAAACCAAATTTGATGATTATTTAATTCAGAACAAAACCACAAGATATACAGCCTATTTAATTCCGTTTTTCTTTATTTACAAAGCAGTTCCAGTAATTTTGGACAAATACGAATATTGGGAATCCATATTCGGGAAAATTGTGGGAATCTATATTGTATTGCTAGGATTATGGATCGTAAGAACTGTTTTTAATTCGCTACGCGATTATTTAAAGCAAAAACCAGAATACAGCGACAAACCAATTGATAGCTTTGTTCAAGTTATTATGATTGTGCTCTGGATTTTTGGAGTTGCCATGATTATTTCGACTTTATTCGGAATCAAAAAAGGCGAATTACTGACAATTTTAGGAACGCTTTCGGCAATTATTATCTTGATTTTCAGAGATATAATTCTCGGATTTGTTTCAAGTGTTCAGGTGGCGATCAACGACATGGTTCGAATTGGCGACTGGATTACAATGGATAAATTTGGTGCCGATGGTGATGTAATCGAAATCAATTTAACAACGGTAAAAGTTCGAAATTTTGACAATACGATTACCACGATTCCAACTTATGCCTTAAGTTCAGATTCTTTCCAAAACTGGCGAGGTATGCAGAAATCTGCTGGACGCCGAATCAAAAGACACGTTCTGATAAAAAGCAGCACCATTCGCTTTTTGACAGATGAAGATTTGGCACAAATGAGAAAAGTGCAACTGATTTCGTCTTATATAGAAACCAGACAAGCCGAAATTGAAAAATACAATGATCTTAGAGGAGTTGATAAAACACTTGCTCTTAACGGTCGAAATATGACCAATTTAGGTTTGTTCCGAAAATATATTATGCAGTACCTTGTGACGCATCCTGGATTGAATAAAGACATGCATATCATGTGTCGCCAACTGCAATCGACAGCGCACGGAGTTCCGTTAGAAATTTATGCTTTTTCGAGCGACAAACGCTGGGCAAATTACGAATACATCATGGCCGATATTTTTGACCATGTTATGGCTTCAGTAGAATATTTTGATCTTGAAATATTTGAACTTCCGTCTAAGATTGGAAGTTTGGAATAG
- a CDS encoding DEAD/DEAH box helicase, whose translation MSKQFSALGVSAPILKALGELNIVEPTEIQQKTIPLLLSENHDVVGLAKTGTGKTAAFGLPLLQLVKTELPVVQAVILVPTRELGHQIFKNLEDFSRNIPNVSIAATCGGIPIKPQIERLTQPTHIVVATPGRLIDLIQRKAVDLSQTQYLVLDEADEMVSILKESLDEIIVELPKKHRTLLFSATLPGTIKQLIQNYLNKNVVQISASMETSGNQGIDHQYIVVDPIEKLDVLMHFLNSREGERGIIFCKTKAAVNKLAKNLAINRFSSGALHGSLTQGIRDRIMEQFREGHINILVATDLAARGIDVKEIAYVVNYHLPDTYENYVHRSGRTARAGAKGLSLTVLQEEEVIEIPEFEEELGIKFTKFEKPSALSLEENNTLLWAKQIFKTKPNHDISSDLKTKVKTVFHHLTKDELIEKLLANYVLQNKIDVVEKPVKKFKK comes from the coding sequence ATGTCTAAACAATTCTCAGCATTAGGAGTTTCAGCGCCAATTTTAAAAGCTTTAGGCGAATTAAACATTGTTGAACCAACAGAAATTCAGCAAAAAACAATTCCTTTGCTTTTATCTGAAAATCACGATGTTGTTGGTTTAGCCAAAACCGGAACCGGAAAAACTGCCGCTTTTGGCTTGCCACTTTTGCAACTAGTAAAAACAGAATTGCCTGTTGTTCAAGCTGTGATTTTGGTTCCAACAAGAGAGCTTGGGCATCAGATTTTTAAAAATTTAGAAGATTTTTCTAGAAATATTCCAAATGTTTCAATTGCTGCAACTTGTGGAGGAATCCCGATCAAGCCACAGATTGAGCGCCTTACGCAGCCTACGCATATCGTTGTAGCGACTCCGGGACGATTGATTGATTTGATTCAGAGAAAAGCTGTCGATCTAAGCCAGACACAATATTTAGTTTTGGATGAGGCCGATGAAATGGTTTCTATTCTAAAAGAAAGTCTAGACGAAATTATTGTTGAACTTCCAAAAAAACACCGTACGCTTTTATTCTCTGCAACTTTGCCGGGAACAATTAAACAGCTAATCCAAAATTATTTGAACAAAAATGTCGTTCAAATTAGTGCCAGCATGGAAACATCAGGAAATCAAGGCATAGATCATCAATATATAGTAGTTGATCCTATTGAAAAACTAGATGTTTTAATGCATTTCTTGAATTCAAGAGAAGGCGAACGAGGCATTATTTTCTGCAAAACAAAAGCGGCTGTCAATAAGTTAGCTAAAAATTTGGCTATTAATCGTTTTTCTTCGGGAGCTCTTCATGGAAGTTTGACGCAAGGAATTCGTGACCGAATTATGGAGCAATTTCGTGAAGGACATATCAATATTTTAGTTGCGACCGATTTGGCAGCGAGAGGAATTGATGTAAAAGAAATTGCTTATGTTGTAAATTACCATTTGCCCGATACATACGAAAATTATGTTCACCGAAGCGGAAGAACTGCAAGAGCAGGAGCAAAAGGACTTTCATTGACTGTTTTACAGGAAGAAGAAGTTATTGAGATTCCAGAATTTGAAGAGGAATTAGGGATAAAATTCACTAAATTCGAAAAACCATCTGCTTTAAGTTTAGAAGAAAACAACACGCTTTTGTGGGCGAAGCAAATCTTCAAAACAAAACCAAATCATGATATTTCTTCTGATCTAAAAACAAAAGTAAAAACCGTTTTTCATCATCTTACCAAAGACGAATTGATTGAAAAATTGCTGGCCAATTATGTCTTGCAAAACAAAATCGATGTAGTTGAAAAACCTGTTAAAAAATTCAAAAAGTAA
- a CDS encoding multidrug effflux MFS transporter, producing the protein MTTKKYIKLILILGSLTALGPFSIDMYLPGFSDIAKDLNTNVAKVSMSLSSYFIGISAGQLLYGPLLDRFGRKKPLFIGLLVYVLASLGCIYVADIDSFIFLRFVQAIGSCAATVASVAMVRDLFPVKDIPKVFSLLMLVVGLSPMLAPTIGGYVTEDFGWHIVFFILMCMGIIILLASQIGLPNTYEPDLTVSLKPKPIITNFIKVIKEPQFYTYAFTGAIAFSGLFSYVAASPIIFMDIYHVDGKTYGWIFAFMSVSFIGSSQLNSVLLKKFSSEQMIFGALISQSIISIVFLILALNDLLGLYETIVMLFLFLACLGISNPNTAGLTLAPFAKNTGSASALMGAIQLGLGALASFAIGIFVKDSVAPMVAIMTITTITAFIVLNIGKRFIKHKVELGVENDTVVVH; encoded by the coding sequence ATGACAACAAAAAAATACATCAAACTTATCCTGATTTTAGGTTCTTTAACTGCACTTGGTCCTTTTTCAATCGACATGTATTTGCCTGGTTTCTCTGATATTGCAAAGGATTTGAATACAAACGTTGCAAAAGTTTCGATGAGTTTGTCGAGTTATTTTATCGGGATTTCTGCAGGACAATTATTGTACGGACCTCTTTTGGATCGTTTTGGACGTAAAAAACCGTTATTTATTGGGCTTTTGGTCTATGTTTTAGCTTCTTTAGGCTGTATATATGTTGCAGATATCGATTCTTTTATCTTTTTGCGTTTTGTTCAAGCCATCGGAAGCTGTGCTGCAACTGTGGCTTCTGTTGCGATGGTTCGTGATTTATTTCCTGTGAAAGATATTCCTAAAGTTTTTTCCTTATTGATGCTTGTTGTTGGGCTTTCGCCGATGTTGGCGCCTACAATTGGAGGTTATGTAACTGAAGATTTTGGCTGGCATATTGTCTTTTTTATTTTAATGTGCATGGGAATAATAATTCTGCTGGCTTCACAAATTGGATTGCCAAATACCTATGAGCCTGATTTGACTGTATCATTAAAGCCAAAACCTATTATAACAAATTTCATAAAAGTTATAAAAGAGCCTCAATTTTATACCTACGCATTTACAGGTGCCATTGCGTTCTCTGGGCTTTTTTCATACGTGGCGGCCTCTCCTATCATTTTTATGGATATTTACCACGTTGACGGAAAAACCTACGGATGGATTTTTGCTTTTATGTCGGTCAGTTTTATCGGTTCCAGCCAGTTAAATTCGGTCTTATTGAAGAAGTTTTCGAGCGAGCAAATGATTTTCGGAGCCTTGATTTCACAATCTATTATTAGTATTGTCTTTTTGATTTTGGCCCTAAATGATCTGTTGGGTTTGTATGAAACGATCGTTATGTTGTTTTTGTTTTTAGCTTGTTTAGGAATTTCAAATCCCAATACCGCTGGTTTGACTTTAGCTCCTTTTGCTAAAAATACTGGAAGCGCTTCGGCATTAATGGGCGCGATTCAGCTTGGTCTAGGAGCTTTGGCATCCTTTGCAATTGGTATTTTTGTGAAAGATTCTGTCGCGCCAATGGTTGCCATCATGACCATAACAACAATTACTGCCTTTATTGTGCTAAATATTGGAAAGCGTTTCATCAAACATAAAGTCGAATTAGGAGTAGAAAATGATACTGTAGTTGTTCATTAA